One genomic segment of Candidatus Effluviviaceae Genus V sp. includes these proteins:
- a CDS encoding low molecular weight protein arginine phosphatase codes for MPYNVLLVCSGNTCRTAMAQGTLRELLREAGADGIRVTSAGTLGIEGAPATPEAVTVAAESRVDISDHRSSALTPERIESADLILAMARHHVDEITDLVPAAAGKTHLLSTYAGRGDEDVPDPIGGDLDEYRSSYGLIRDLLRSALPRILENER; via the coding sequence ATGCCGTACAACGTTCTGCTCGTCTGCTCCGGGAACACCTGTCGCACCGCGATGGCGCAGGGCACGCTCCGGGAGCTGCTCCGCGAGGCCGGCGCCGACGGCATCCGCGTGACGTCCGCCGGGACCCTCGGCATCGAGGGCGCGCCGGCGACTCCCGAGGCGGTCACCGTTGCGGCCGAGTCGCGTGTCGACATCTCGGACCACAGGTCAAGTGCTCTGACGCCGGAGCGCATCGAGAGCGCCGACCTCATCCTCGCCATGGCCCGGCACCACGTGGATGAGATCACGGACCTCGTTCCCGCGGCGGCGGGGAAGACGCATCTTCTGTCGACGTACGCTGGCCGCGGCGACGAGGACGTGCCCGACCCGATCGGCGGCGACCTCGACGAGTACCGTAGCTCGTACGGTCTGATCCGTGACCTGCTGAGATCGGCGTTGCCGAGGATCCTGGAGAACGAACGATGA